The following are encoded together in the Corticium candelabrum chromosome 1, ooCorCand1.1, whole genome shotgun sequence genome:
- the LOC134182894 gene encoding uncharacterized protein LOC134182894 isoform X1, translating to MFKSAGNIIAASIVQGGPGFPMFSSAFYAYLQTQDLDDVYALATPDDIPDSAVAHSAKQIGRQDISNEEFETHVTVLQDSVIAAGYPYRLTKENHGEAVRSLLVHEIILSRRSEIDQVIAGLGPEICTMVKEHGKVMSSLFTNEGRVPLVASEFLKLVTYENTLPRHLKDYFQRYVLEADEKHLRLLLQSVSGVSAVPPMGFQTPDSITVSSIRSRYPDCSTCAMILELPINCTLYDEFSDALRTATELQSMGFGIMVDFS from the exons ATGTTCAAGTCTGCTGGCAATATCATTGCAGCATCTATTGTTCAAGGAGGACCGGGCTTTCCGATGTTCTCGAGTGCGTTTTATGCATATTTACAAACTCAAGACCTAGATGATGTGTATGCTCTTGCAACGCCTGATGACATTCCAGACTCGGCTGTTGCTCACTCTGCTAAGCag ATTGGAAGACAAGACATTTCAAATGAAGAATTTGAAACTCATGTAACGGTGTTGCAAGATTCTGTTATTGCAGCTGGCTATCCTTATCGACTTACTAAAGAAAATCATGGAGAAGCCGTTCGCAGCCTGCTTGTGCACGAGATAATTTTGAGCAGACGTTCAGAAATTGACCAAGTCATAGCAGGACTCGGACCTGAAATCTGCACGATGGTAAAGGAGCATGGGAAAGTAATGTCGAGCCTATTTACAAACGAAGGTCGAGTGCCACTCGTAGCTTCTGAATTTCTTAAGCTTGTGACGTATGAAAATACGTTACCTCGACATTTGAAGGATTACTTTCAGCGGTACGTCTTAGAAGCAG ATGAGAAACACCTTCGTTTGCTGCTGCAGTCTGTCAGTGGAGTGTCAGCAGTCCCTCCGATGGGATTCCAGACGCCGGATAGCATCACAGTTTCGAGTATCCGGTCACGTTATCCAGACTGCTCGACGTGTGCAATGATATTGGAGCTCCCTATTAACTGCACCTTATATGACGAGTTTTCTGACGCTCTCAGAACAGCCACCGAACTTCAATCAATGGGTTTTGGAATT ATGGTGGATTTTTCATGA
- the LOC134182894 gene encoding uncharacterized protein LOC134182894 isoform X2, producing MFKSAGNIIAASIVQGGPGFPMFSSAFYAYLQTQDLDDVYALATPDDIPDSAVAHSAKQIGRQDISNEEFETHVTVLQDSVIAAGYPYRLTKENHGEAVRSLLVHEIILSRRSEIDQVIAGLGPEICTMVKEHGKVMSSLFTNEGRVPLVASEFLKLVTYENTLPRHLKDYFQRYVLEADGGFFMMHPVN from the exons ATGTTCAAGTCTGCTGGCAATATCATTGCAGCATCTATTGTTCAAGGAGGACCGGGCTTTCCGATGTTCTCGAGTGCGTTTTATGCATATTTACAAACTCAAGACCTAGATGATGTGTATGCTCTTGCAACGCCTGATGACATTCCAGACTCGGCTGTTGCTCACTCTGCTAAGCag ATTGGAAGACAAGACATTTCAAATGAAGAATTTGAAACTCATGTAACGGTGTTGCAAGATTCTGTTATTGCAGCTGGCTATCCTTATCGACTTACTAAAGAAAATCATGGAGAAGCCGTTCGCAGCCTGCTTGTGCACGAGATAATTTTGAGCAGACGTTCAGAAATTGACCAAGTCATAGCAGGACTCGGACCTGAAATCTGCACGATGGTAAAGGAGCATGGGAAAGTAATGTCGAGCCTATTTACAAACGAAGGTCGAGTGCCACTCGTAGCTTCTGAATTTCTTAAGCTTGTGACGTATGAAAATACGTTACCTCGACATTTGAAGGATTACTTTCAGCGGTACGTCTTAGAAGCAG ATGGTGGATTTTTCATGATGCACCCAGTCAACTAG
- the LOC134196067 gene encoding uncharacterized protein LOC134196067 — translation MATFQVAPPETFDFSSPEQWPGWSRRFERFRTASGLVEKEDAMQVSTLVYSMGAQAEDVLACLTLTEEQRTKYADVKAGLDGYFVKKRNVIFERAKFNQQRQTRDEPVETFITALYSLAEHCEFGTLREELIRDRLVVGLRDAKLSEALQMDSDLTLSTAITKSRQSEAVKEQQTAVRKELPLESQKSTELEAAQTPREAIANRATKKQAGAFSS, via the coding sequence ATGGCTACGTTCCAGGTTGCACCTCCAGAGACGTTTGATTTCTCGTCCCCTGAGCAATGGCCAGGGTGGAGTCGTAGATTTGAGAGATTCCGAACCGCTTCAGGTCTCGTGGAGAAAGAAGACGCAATGCAGGTCAGTACACTCGTGTACTCCATGGGCGCTCAAGCAGAAGATGTTTTAGCGTGTCTCACCCTCACTGAGGAGCAGAGAACGAAGTATGCAGACGTCAAGGCTGGGTTAGATGGCTACTTCGTAAAGAAACGAAACGTGATCTTTGAAAGAGCAAAATTCAACCAACAACGCCAGACGAGAGATGAACCGGTCGAGACATTCATCACAGCGTTGTACAGCTTGGCGGAGCATTGTGAGTTTGGGACACTCCGCGAAGAGCTAATTCGCGACCGCCTGGTGGTAGGGTTGCGGGATGCCAAATTATCGGAAGCGTTGCAGATGGACTCAGATTTGACTCTTTCGACGGCAATAACAAAATCTCGTCAGAGCGAAGCTGTAAAAGAGCAGCAGACTGCAGTTCGAAAAGAACTACCCTTGGAATCTCAGAAGTCAACAGAGTTGGAAGCAGCTCAGACGCCGCGTGAAGCGATCGCTAACAGGGCAACGAAAAAGCAAGCCGGCGCATTTTCAAGCTAG
- the LOC134183945 gene encoding uncharacterized protein LOC134183945, which yields MDLFHSPTAQTVYTDEVGDLSDLLESYCPDLGTLPATRIAVARDSILTDTVAFFKSNKFDIRSTFRVRFENEPAVDGGGPRREFFTLLLRSLIAPDTPFRLFEGKAGHILPIHNIDALVGGMFKSAGNIIAASIVQGGPGFPMFSSAFYAYLQTQDLDDVYALATPDDIPDSAVAHSAKQIGRQDISNEEFETHVTVLQDSVSAAGYPYRLTKENHGEAVRSLLVHEIILSRRSEIDQVIAGLGPEICTMVKEHGKVMSSLFTNEGRVPLVASEFLKLVTYENTLPRHLKDYFQRYVLEADEKHLRLLLQSVSGVSAVPPMGFQMPDRITVSSIRSRYPDCSTCAMILELPINCTLHDEFSDALRTATELQSMGFGIV from the exons ATGGACTTATTCCACAG CCCAACAGCACAAACAGTCTACACCGATGAAGTGGGTGATTTGTCTGATCTCTTGGAAAGCTATTGCCCCGATCTCGGTACTCTGCCAGCAACAAGAATAGCTGTCGCAAGAGACAGCATACTAACTGACACAGTCGCTTTTTTTAAAAGCAACAAGTTTGACATACGAAGCACATTTAGAGTTCGTTTTGAGAACGAACCGGCTGTTGATGGAGGAGGCCCAAGGCGAGAGTTTTTTACTCTGCTCTTGCGTAGCTTAATTGCTCCGGATACTCCTTTTCGTCTCTTCGAGGGTAAGGCTGGTCATATACTGCCAATTCACAACATCGACGCTCTCGTGGGAGGAATGTTCAAGTCTGCTGGCAATATCATTGCAGCATCTATTGTTCAAGGAGGACCGGGCTTTCCGATGTTCTCGAGTGCGTTTTATGCATATTTACAAACTCAAGACCTAGATGATGTGTATGCTCTTGCAACGCCTGATGACATTCCAGACTCGGCTGTTGCTCACTCTGCTAAGCag ATTGGAAGACAAGACATTTCAAATGAAGAATTTGAAACTCATGTAACGGTGTTGCAAGATTCTGTTAGTGCAGCTGGCTATCCTTACCGACTTACTAAAGAAAATCATGGAGAAGCCGTTCGCAGCCTGCTTGTGCACGAGATAATTTTGAGCAGACGTTCAGAAATTGACCAAGTCATAGCAGGACTCGGACCTGAAATCTGCACGATGGTAAAGGAGCATGGGAAAGTAATGTCGAGCCTATTTACAAACGAAGGTCGAGTGCCACTCGTAGCTTCTGAATTTCTTAAGCTTGTGACGTATGAAAATACGTTACCTCGACATTTGAAGGATTACTTTCAGCGGTACGTCTTAGAAGCAG ATGAGAAACACCTTCGTTTGCTGCTGCAGTCTGTCAGTGGAGTGTCAGCAGTCCCTCCGATGGGATTCCAGATGCCGGATAGAATCACAGTTTCGAGTATTCGGTCACGTTATCCAGACTGCTCGACGTGTGCGATGATATTGGAGCTCCCTATTAACTGCACCTTACATGACGAGTTTTCTGACGCTCTCAGAACAGCCACCGAACTTCAATCAATGGGTTTTGGAATTGTATAA